In the Dolichospermum flos-aquae CCAP 1403/13F genome, TGTGCGTTTTTATCACCCTCGTTGGGATAATTGGGGAGAACATTTTAAACTGAATAATTCTACTATTGAATCTCTCACAAATATAGGACAAGTGACGGCTAGAATTTTAGGGTTTAATGATCAATCTCGTTTATTAGAACGTCAATTACTTATTGATAATAAAAAATATCCTTCTCTTTTGGCAATGAGAAGAATGAAGGATTAATGCAACGTCTTCCAGATTATTGAAATTGCGATAATTATGCTGGTGGTAAAATGAGTCGCTGGATCACTAATTCTGGATTGTCTAAGAATGGATTAATTTGGTTAAAATCAAATAGTCCATTGGCAATATCTCCAGCATATTGATGAATTAAGACCTTACAAAGAACTGGGTTTGCAGGTGCTATTTGATCTCGATTCCAAGGGCGCAGCTTTGTTTGTTGATCACCGTCAGAGGTTGCTGTTAAGATATACCTAATAATCTGCGGGTTTGAGATCCAACAACACCATCTTGACTTAAACCTTTTTGTTATCTTCATGATTACTTAAACCTGGCTTGGCTGCACCTTAATTAATTAGTCGCACTTCGGCATACTCATTGACCACATACCGCTATATGATGCGATTAATTACAATTTCATCTCACATAAATTAAGTTTATGACATCCACCATTTCCATTAACGATAGTCAACGTCTAGGACTCGAACCCCTCGAAGTCCCCCACCGTCTCTTATTGGGGCCAGGTCCTTCCAACACTCATCCAGCGGTATTACAGGCGATGAATACTGCACCTGTAGGGCATTTAGATCCGGCTTTTTTAACCCTCATGGATGAAATTCAATCCCTGTTGCGTTACACATGGCAAACAGAAAACCCCCATACTATCGCCGTCAGTGGCACGGGTACAGCCGCAATGGAAGCCACTCTAGCTAATTCTGTAGAACCGGGTGATGTGGTATTAATTGGTGTGGCTGGTTATTTCGGTAATCGCTTGGTAGATATGGCGGGCAGATATGGCGCAGATGTCAGAACTATTACTAAGCCCTGGGGACAAGTTTTCAATTTAGAGGAAATCAGCGCCGCAGTAGCCACCCATAAACCAGCAATTTTGGCTTTAGTTCATGCAGAAACTTCCACCGGCGCTCGTCAACCTTTGGAAGGTGTGGGGGAGTTGTGTCGTCAACATGGAACTTTGTTGTTAGTGGATACAGTTACCAGTTTGGGTGGTGTTCCCATCTTTTTGGATGAGTGGGGCGTTGATTTGGCTTATAGCTGTAGTCAAAAGGGCTTGGGTTGTTCTCCAGGTGCGTCACCGTTTACAATGAGTGCGCGGGCAATGGAGAAGTTGCAGAAGCGTCAATCTAAAGTGGCAAATTGGTATTTAGATATGACATTGTTGGGGAAATATTGGGGGACTGAACGCACATATCACCACACTGCACCGATTAATTTATATTATGGTTTACGGGAAGCTTTGCGTTTAGTGGCTGAGGAAGGTTTAGCTAGTTGTTGGCAACGTCATCAAAAGAATGTCGAGTATCTGTGGGAAGGATTGGAAGATATGGGTTTAAAGATGCACGTTGAAAAGGAATACAGGCTACCAACTTTAACTACTGTTTGTATTCCGGAAGGGGTAAATGGTAAATCTGTAGCCAGGCAGTTGTTAGTTGAGCATAATATTGAGATTGGCGGCGGTTTGGGTGAACTTGCTGGCAAGGTTTGGCGTGTAGGTTTAATGGGTTTTAATAGTCGTCCTGAAAGCGTGGATAAGTTGATAGCTGCTCTGGGAACAATGATCTCTAATAATTAGTTAGTTTGTAGTTGGGCTAAAGCCTAAGATACAGCATATTTCGCTCTAATGAGGTATAAACTTGAATTATGAAACTCTTGTAGTGCGGGCATCTTGCCCGCTGGATATGTACCTCATAACACCGGAAAGTGCTGTAATTTTAGAACTCAAGCCCAACTACATTATTCTTGATTTTGATTTAACCAACTTTCTAAATTATCAAGTTTGGTGAAATCTAATAATTCTTCTCCCAACATTTCTAATTTATCAAGTGATAATTTTTGAATCTTGGCAATTAATTCTGAATTAATTTCTCCAATGCGACGATTTAATTGCCGGATAATTAACAAAGTTTCTCCCTCAATTTTTCCCTCAATTTTTCCCTCAATTTTTCCCTCAATTTTCCCTTCCTGAACCGCCAACTCTCTATCCTGTTGATACAATGGTGCTAATCTCATAATTATCTCCCTATCTTCGGTTTCTTGATTGACTCCCAGGTGTTTTTGCAGGTTGTACAATAATTCTAGCGTGATTCTCCTAAATGGGTGGTTTACTGTTAATTCTGCTAGTTCCTCAATAGCTTGTTTTTGAACATTTCCTCTTCCTAACATTCTAATCCAAAGAGTTTCTTCCGTTCGTGGTAGTTGATGAATAACTACTATGGCTGTACGTAACGCTGCCCCTAAATAGTATATTCCTGGTAAAGAGTCAGTTTTTAAGGTAGTATTAAAGCTAGATAATATCTCTGGTGATGCTGTCGGAGTAAGTATCCACAGTTTCGGAATTTCTGATTCTTGAAGATTAGTTTTATTGCGTTTCGCTTCTCTTTTTAACACTCCTTTGACTTCTAATAACTTTAACAAACAATCACAAATCTCATCAGATGATGCCGGATTGCGATAAGGTTCAAAAATCGCGGGAGTAGATGCAAATTTACCTAATAAACCTAAAAGTTGTAAATTAGGATTTGCTTGGGGATAGGGAGAAAAGTAAACATCAATTTCTCTAACTTCTCCCGCTACACGACTTGGTGCTTGAACCTCTCCATAGTTTTTGAGAAGTTCCTCTAAATAGTCCTTAGCAAATTGATCATGAATGAATCTTGTCATGTAATAATTATATCAGTATATTGTGTTTTAAGTATCAAAGGGTATTTGTAAAGTATAAAATTCTATAAATCACGAAATCCCAGCTTAGAGGATGTTTTAAAAGTTTTTAATGTGTAAACAGACCCCTCTCCAAACCTCTCCCCTGGTAGGGGAGAGGCTTTAAAACCCCCATTCCCT is a window encoding:
- a CDS encoding alanine--glyoxylate aminotransferase family protein — translated: MTSTISINDSQRLGLEPLEVPHRLLLGPGPSNTHPAVLQAMNTAPVGHLDPAFLTLMDEIQSLLRYTWQTENPHTIAVSGTGTAAMEATLANSVEPGDVVLIGVAGYFGNRLVDMAGRYGADVRTITKPWGQVFNLEEISAAVATHKPAILALVHAETSTGARQPLEGVGELCRQHGTLLLVDTVTSLGGVPIFLDEWGVDLAYSCSQKGLGCSPGASPFTMSARAMEKLQKRQSKVANWYLDMTLLGKYWGTERTYHHTAPINLYYGLREALRLVAEEGLASCWQRHQKNVEYLWEGLEDMGLKMHVEKEYRLPTLTTVCIPEGVNGKSVARQLLVEHNIEIGGGLGELAGKVWRVGLMGFNSRPESVDKLIAALGTMISNN
- a CDS encoding DUF4351 domain-containing protein, whose translation is MTRFIHDQFAKDYLEELLKNYGEVQAPSRVAGEVREIDVYFSPYPQANPNLQLLGLLGKFASTPAIFEPYRNPASSDEICDCLLKLLEVKGVLKREAKRNKTNLQESEIPKLWILTPTASPEILSSFNTTLKTDSLPGIYYLGAALRTAIVVIHQLPRTEETLWIRMLGRGNVQKQAIEELAELTVNHPFRRITLELLYNLQKHLGVNQETEDREIIMRLAPLYQQDRELAVQEGKIEGKIEGKIEGKIEGETLLIIRQLNRRIGEINSELIAKIQKLSLDKLEMLGEELLDFTKLDNLESWLNQNQE